The Pseudanabaena yagii GIHE-NHR1 genomic interval AATTATAGGCTACCCCTCCGAGAGGTTATATGAGGAGGTAGCCTTTATCGCTTTTTACTTCCATTGGTCAAGGGAAGATATACTCAACCTCACCCATGCCGAACGCCTCCGTTGGGTCAATGAAATCATGCGTTTGCGTTAAGCTCAATCACCAGCCAATCGACAATCACGATTATTCAGCTTGCCATCGGACATGATCGTGCGACAAAAGATACTTTTTTGAGAATTAGAATCTTTCAATAGAGCGGCATTAAATTTAGCTCCCCTTAAATCTGCACCTCGGAAATCCACATTCTCTAAATCCGCATTAGTAAAATTTGCCCAGCGCAGGTTTGCATCCTGAAAGCTGGCATCTTTTAAGTAAGCTCCGATCAAGTTTGCGCCAATTAAGTTTGCCTTCCGCAAATTCGCCGCCCGCATTTGCGCCAAACTCAGATTTGCGCCATTAAGCTTTGCCTCAACGAGATTGGCATTACTTAATTCACATTCTGGGCAGGCTCTAGTCTCTAACAATTGATCGACAGGATTAGCGATCGCTGCTTGAGCAATTACTAGAGATGAGGATAAGGCGATCGCGTTAGGCAAAAAGTAATGGCGTAACATTGGCAATCCTTGTTTACGAATCGACTGTTTTCTAACTTTATCTCTGTTTGGTCATTGCTATAACCATGTCTAGGGTAATGTCTGAGATATTACCTAGAGTTGGGAGTTTGTTGCTTCCAGAATAGATTAGTGGCAGTTCTGAGTGTTCCCAAACCCAAATTTGCTGACTCTGAATATCGGTCAGCCACGCAATCTGAGTGCCATTGATCAAGCAATGTAGGATTTTGTTTTGTAGCTCTAAGGTATTTTGGTCGGGGGAGCGAATTTCAATCATCCAGTCTGGCTCTCCTTGCAGTAGACCATCAACTTCAGTAAGCCGATCACTTTTAACCACGGTAATGTCTGGTACGGGAGATAGTGGTGGCAAGATGCAACGCAGTTCTTGAATAGCTTCGTATGTTTGGGTTTGTCTATTGATTGTGTTAACTAGGTTACGTTGCAGGCGAGAATGAAAAAGCGTTGGCATCGGCTTTTGTTGAGGTTGTCCATGGATAAATTCCCAAGCAGGTGAGGTTTCAATTTTAGGCTGCTGGAGAAAAGTTTCTAAGGGGCTAGCGATCGCAATAGATTCCATAATTGCCTGAGATCAATCTTTGCAGGTGCAACGTATGTTTAGTTCATTCCCTTGGATTGAATACCCCTGTTTTTAATTTGCTTATGCCTACCTAGTGTTGAAAAATGCAATTCAACACTAGGTAGGCATAAATAGACACACTCAGATTTTCCAATTTGTATCTGGAACAAAATCTTTTGTCATGACAGTTAATGCCTCCCACAAAGTTACATAATGTTGTTTTAGAACTTCAAATCCTCCACTCATTAGGCTAGTACTTTTTTCATCTTGCTTTGCTTCTGGTCTTGCCCATGTAGGTGTTTCTAAACCTGTCTTGTCAAGTAATTTTGAATATGCGGTTTGTCCTTCTTCCGTATGTTTAGACTTTTTACCCTGTGCATAACTAGACAATGTTGTTTCCGTATGAGCAATCTTGCCTTCATTAACCATTTTGAGAAGTAAATCAGGCGATACAGCAGGACAATACTCATCAAGTAATCCTATCATATGTCCAAATTCATGTGCTGCGGTAATACGACTCCAATTTTGTTCGTACTGAGTTAGTGTATTAGGGGTATCAGGAGCTTCCAATTTTGCACTACTACCTATTGCACCCATAGCTTGTTTTGCTGTGGTTGGCTGCTCCACACCTGAATCACTAAGAACTTTATCAATTGCCTCTTTGCGTAAACCAACTAGCCCAGAACTTTCTCTTGATCCTAGAGTCACATCAATTGACAGTGGATGTAAATGTGCTAGCGCACTATCTTTACGAAGAGATGCTAAGTCTTGAGCAATATTTGTTAGTTGAGCTTTCATTCCCACTGCAAATTTGGAAGTTTTTGCGTCAAATACAATTGGAGCAACATTTGCTAATTTCTTAAGAAGACGCTCACGATCTCGTTCGTAAGCAGGCTTGATATTAGTAGTTTTTTCAGTAGGAGCAAGGTGTTGACTCACAATAGGATCGTTAATCTTATCTTTCGTATCTTGCTCTTGTAAAGTTCCACCACCTTGGTCATTCACTCCAGATACCCCTCCCGCTGTTCTCATACCACCTGTTTTCTTAGTAAAAGCTTTTGAGACACTAACTGAATAATGAGCATCGTTAGCTTTCTTAGATTCCACGACATTTATTACTGGTTGCACAACTACATCAGTAAAATTAACCTTGTCACAGCTAATCGTACTAATGTTACCCCATTTACTCATTACTGCTGATTTAAAGTCATTAAACCAAGCTTTCTTACCTTCTCTAGTCCACTCAGTATCAGCGTCATCTGTTGCTAATCCCTTATAAGCTGATGAGTCTTGATAGTCAAAATGGACTTTGACAGTAATTGTCATTATTCCAGTCTTAGGGTTATAATCTGCATCAAATTTCCCCCCTCCAGTTGATGGTTGCCAATTCCGAAGTTTAAACTTTTTTGAATTAAACTTTTCTCGTTCAGTTTTTTTTGAAAAAAGTCCTCTCTGAATAGTAGGCTTGGGATTTTTCTGCAACACATTAAGGTTGTTACTATTACTGGTAATGCTCTTTTTTTGAAGTTTAAATCCACAAGAAGAACAAGAGCAACCAGCATCATGCGTATTTACTTGACGTTGCAATGAGTCATTAGGATTTTGAGAAACGATATAATTTTGTTTCAACTTTCGATTCACATCCCCATTATTCTGTTGCACCACATGAGTTAATTCATGGGCAAGTAACTCCTGTCCATCTTTACTGTTGGGGTTGTATTCACCCTGCCGAAAAAATATATCTTGACCAGTTGTAAAAGCCTTTGCTTGGATTGACT includes:
- a CDS encoding DUF6760 family protein, which codes for MGYPSERLYEEVAFIAFYFHWSREDILNLTHAERLRWVNEIMRLR
- a CDS encoding pentapeptide repeat-containing protein — protein: MLRHYFLPNAIALSSSLVIAQAAIANPVDQLLETRACPECELSNANLVEAKLNGANLSLAQMRAANLRKANLIGANLIGAYLKDASFQDANLRWANFTNADLENVDFRGADLRGAKFNAALLKDSNSQKSIFCRTIMSDGKLNNRDCRLAGD
- a CDS encoding Uma2 family endonuclease, translating into MESIAIASPLETFLQQPKIETSPAWEFIHGQPQQKPMPTLFHSRLQRNLVNTINRQTQTYEAIQELRCILPPLSPVPDITVVKSDRLTEVDGLLQGEPDWMIEIRSPDQNTLELQNKILHCLINGTQIAWLTDIQSQQIWVWEHSELPLIYSGSNKLPTLGNISDITLDMVIAMTKQR
- a CDS encoding eCIS core domain-containing protein codes for the protein MKRTQEKSAQLVTSPKPTTLNLQTRAFAPEQSDFPQVNRKSEDFLDQASNSSSENLLGKLISNPSNSSDRPIQRNSLHRFPIQAKLNIGEPNDKYEKEADATASKVVQQINSPMHDKSVQRQGGIEGEDKEIQMKPISQIQRQEGIEEEDEEIQMKPLLQRRENLGGGEASSDLESSIQSVRGSGKSLDPSLQAKMGQAMGADFSSVKVHIDSQSDQLNKSIQAKAFTTGQDIFFRQGEYNPNSKDGQELLAHELTHVVQQNNGDVNRKLKQNYIVSQNPNDSLQRQVNTHDAGCSCSSCGFKLQKKSITSNSNNLNVLQKNPKPTIQRGLFSKKTEREKFNSKKFKLRNWQPSTGGGKFDADYNPKTGIMTITVKVHFDYQDSSAYKGLATDDADTEWTREGKKAWFNDFKSAVMSKWGNISTISCDKVNFTDVVVQPVINVVESKKANDAHYSVSVSKAFTKKTGGMRTAGGVSGVNDQGGGTLQEQDTKDKINDPIVSQHLAPTEKTTNIKPAYERDRERLLKKLANVAPIVFDAKTSKFAVGMKAQLTNIAQDLASLRKDSALAHLHPLSIDVTLGSRESSGLVGLRKEAIDKVLSDSGVEQPTTAKQAMGAIGSSAKLEAPDTPNTLTQYEQNWSRITAAHEFGHMIGLLDEYCPAVSPDLLLKMVNEGKIAHTETTLSSYAQGKKSKHTEEGQTAYSKLLDKTGLETPTWARPEAKQDEKSTSLMSGGFEVLKQHYVTLWEALTVMTKDFVPDTNWKI